A portion of the Corynebacterium heidelbergense genome contains these proteins:
- a CDS encoding PH domain-containing protein — MSFVDSVNSNADSRPPDTEGWQLTVTSAYLRKVAIIAAVVVMAAHIFMAIVVGVGNTGVAVTPADQFAFVGIGLIFSACCLALLRPRVRAGAAGVEVRNIANAQFYPWEIIYGLSFPASSRNARLELPDFEFVPMLAFYIKDKDVAAKVERFRQLEDAYMPDED, encoded by the coding sequence GTGAGTTTCGTGGATTCCGTCAACTCCAACGCCGATAGCCGCCCGCCCGACACCGAGGGCTGGCAGCTCACGGTGACCTCCGCTTACTTGCGCAAGGTGGCGATCATCGCGGCGGTAGTGGTCATGGCCGCGCACATCTTCATGGCCATCGTGGTGGGCGTGGGCAACACCGGCGTTGCCGTGACCCCGGCGGATCAGTTCGCCTTCGTGGGCATCGGGCTGATCTTCTCCGCGTGCTGCCTGGCGCTGCTGCGCCCCCGGGTGCGGGCCGGTGCTGCCGGGGTGGAGGTGCGCAACATCGCCAACGCCCAGTTCTATCCGTGGGAGATCATCTACGGGCTGAGCTTCCCGGCCTCCTCCCGCAACGCCCGTCTGGAGCTGCCGGACTTCGAGTTCGTGCCAATGCTCGCCTTCTACATCAAGGACAAGGACGTGGCCGCGAAGGTCGAGCGCTTCCGCCAGTTGGAGGATGCCTACATGCCCGACGAGGACTAG
- the uvrC gene encoding excinuclease ABC subunit UvrC, which translates to MSRRATFRPAPGTIPTEPGVYTFRDASDRVIYVGKAKNLRSRLSNYFQDYSQLHPRTRAMVQSAAAVRWTVVASELEALNLEYTWIKRFNPRFNVMYRDDKTYPMLAISVKEEIPRAFLYRGPRRKGVRYYGPYPKAWAIRETLESLTRVFPIRTCSAGVYRRHEALGRPCLLGYIDRCSAPCVGTVSPAEHRELVDQFSSFLAGNTEPVLRRVRREMEVASENLDFERAASLRDQLGAMTKAMEKQAVVFSDATDADLVGLVTDELEAAVQIFHVRGGRIHGQRGWVVERDDVADSTVIANFLTQFYGEEAELATATETAVGGASSPGVDRSLARVMNPATVTALGDLVGDKQVTPVPREILVPTIPDDADRLGEWLSGLRGAAVNIRVPQRGDKKALMETAQSNAQQALKQHKLKRTGDITARSAALHELQEALWLDSSPLRIECIDVSHIQGTDVVASLVVFEDGLPKKSDYRRYKIRQAAGEGHSDDVASIAEVVRRRFQRHVEDKLAVPAGDEGGELLEGEEGLSSAPPKRAFAYPPQLFVVDGGKPQVAAAQAVLEELGVTDVALVGIAKRLEELWLPGEDYPVIVARNSPALYLIQNLRDEAHRFAITFHRQQRSARMRRSALDDISGLGPKRRKQLVSQFGSVARIKQASVADIAEVEGFGPALAEAVYAALHRKEGLE; encoded by the coding sequence ATGAGCCGACGTGCGACCTTCCGCCCAGCCCCGGGCACGATCCCCACGGAGCCCGGGGTTTACACATTTCGGGACGCCTCCGACCGCGTGATCTATGTGGGGAAGGCGAAGAATCTCAGGTCTCGCCTGTCCAACTATTTCCAGGACTATTCCCAGCTGCACCCGCGGACCCGGGCGATGGTGCAGTCCGCCGCCGCGGTGCGGTGGACCGTGGTGGCCTCCGAGCTGGAGGCGCTCAACCTGGAGTACACGTGGATTAAGCGGTTTAATCCCCGGTTCAACGTCATGTACCGGGATGACAAGACGTACCCAATGCTGGCCATCAGCGTGAAGGAAGAGATCCCCCGGGCCTTCCTCTACCGCGGCCCCCGGCGCAAGGGCGTTCGCTACTACGGGCCCTACCCGAAGGCGTGGGCGATCCGGGAGACCCTGGAATCCCTGACCCGAGTGTTCCCCATCCGCACCTGCTCGGCGGGTGTGTACCGGCGCCACGAGGCCCTCGGGCGGCCCTGCCTGCTGGGATACATCGACCGCTGCTCCGCGCCGTGCGTGGGGACGGTGAGTCCCGCCGAGCACCGGGAGCTGGTGGATCAGTTCTCCAGCTTCCTGGCCGGTAATACGGAGCCGGTGCTGCGCCGGGTGCGCCGGGAGATGGAGGTGGCCAGCGAGAACCTGGACTTCGAGCGCGCCGCCAGCCTGCGCGACCAGCTGGGCGCGATGACGAAGGCCATGGAGAAGCAGGCCGTGGTGTTCTCGGACGCCACTGACGCGGACCTCGTGGGCCTCGTGACGGACGAGCTGGAGGCGGCCGTGCAGATCTTCCACGTTCGCGGCGGGCGCATCCACGGCCAGCGTGGCTGGGTGGTCGAGCGCGACGACGTCGCCGATTCCACGGTCATTGCCAACTTCCTCACCCAGTTCTACGGGGAAGAGGCGGAGCTGGCCACGGCCACGGAGACGGCCGTGGGCGGCGCGAGCTCCCCGGGGGTAGACCGTTCCCTGGCGCGGGTCATGAACCCGGCAACGGTCACGGCGCTGGGGGACCTCGTGGGCGACAAGCAGGTCACGCCCGTGCCCCGGGAAATTCTGGTTCCCACGATCCCGGACGATGCGGACCGGTTGGGGGAATGGCTCAGCGGCCTGCGCGGCGCGGCGGTGAACATCCGGGTGCCCCAGCGCGGGGACAAGAAGGCGCTCATGGAGACGGCCCAGTCCAACGCGCAGCAGGCCCTCAAGCAGCACAAGTTGAAGCGCACCGGGGACATCACCGCCCGCTCGGCCGCCCTCCACGAACTGCAGGAGGCGTTGTGGCTCGATTCCTCCCCGCTGCGCATCGAGTGCATCGACGTCTCCCATATTCAGGGCACGGATGTGGTCGCCAGCCTGGTGGTGTTCGAAGATGGGTTGCCGAAGAAGTCGGACTACCGGCGCTACAAGATCCGCCAGGCCGCCGGGGAGGGGCACTCCGACGACGTGGCCAGCATCGCGGAGGTGGTGCGCCGCCGCTTCCAGCGGCACGTGGAGGACAAGCTCGCCGTTCCCGCCGGGGACGAGGGCGGGGAGCTGCTGGAGGGGGAGGAGGGGCTGAGTTCCGCCCCGCCCAAGCGGGCCTTCGCGTACCCTCCGCAGCTATTCGTCGTCGATGGCGGCAAGCCCCAGGTGGCCGCGGCGCAGGCCGTGCTAGAGGAGTTGGGGGTCACCGACGTGGCCCTGGTGGGCATCGCCAAGCGCCTGGAGGAGCTGTGGTTGCCGGGGGAGGATTATCCGGTGATCGTGGCCCGCAACTCCCCGGCGCTGTACCTCATCCAGAACCTCCGGGATGAGGCCCACCGCTTCGCCATCACCTTTCACCGTCAACAGCGCAGCGCCCGGATGCGCCGGTCCGCGTTGGACGACATTTCCGGCCTGGGCCCGAAGCGGCGCAAGCAACTGGTCAGCCAGTTCGGATCGGTGGCCCGGATCAAGCAGGCCAGCGTTGCCGATATCGCCGAGGTGGAGGGCTTCGGCCCCGCCCTGGCGGAGGCGGTTTACGCCGCCCTGCACCGCAAAGAGGGGTTAGAGTAG
- a CDS encoding bifunctional 3,4-dihydroxy-2-butanone-4-phosphate synthase/GTP cyclohydrolase II has translation MHQQPIALDDVERAIADIAAGKAVIVVDDENRENEGDLIFAAELATPELVAFMVRHSSGYVCVGMTGADCDRLGLPPMVGRNEDVRQTAYTVTVDAAESVTTGISAADRAHTIRTLAAAESTREDFHRPGHVVPLRARDGGVLSRAGHTEASVDLARAAGLFPAGVLCEVVSEQDPTGMARLPELREFADAHNLALISIEQLIEWRRAHTPVVERSVSTRMPTTHGDFRAIGYTSLVDGVEHVALVAGDEESFGAPDAEPVLVRVHSECLTGDVFGSLRCDCGEQLVAGLDLIAERGRGVLIYLRGHEGRGIGLVPKLRAYVLQDEGLDTVDANTAQGLPADVREYSAAAQILKDLGIHKVELISNNPAKKGALERYGITVCGRVPVELEPNPENIRYLRTKRDRMGHQLDSLS, from the coding sequence ATGCACCAACAACCCATTGCGCTGGACGATGTGGAGCGGGCCATTGCGGACATCGCCGCGGGCAAGGCCGTCATCGTCGTCGATGACGAAAACCGCGAGAACGAGGGGGACCTCATCTTCGCCGCGGAGCTGGCCACGCCCGAGCTGGTGGCGTTCATGGTGCGGCACAGTTCTGGCTACGTGTGCGTGGGCATGACCGGTGCGGACTGCGATCGGCTGGGACTGCCCCCGATGGTCGGGCGCAACGAGGATGTCCGCCAGACGGCCTACACCGTCACCGTGGACGCCGCCGAATCCGTGACCACCGGCATCAGTGCCGCGGACCGGGCCCACACCATCCGGACGCTGGCGGCGGCCGAGTCCACCCGGGAGGATTTCCACCGCCCCGGGCACGTGGTTCCGCTGCGGGCCCGCGATGGGGGAGTGCTGAGCCGAGCCGGGCACACGGAGGCCAGCGTGGATCTCGCGCGCGCCGCGGGGTTGTTCCCGGCGGGCGTGCTGTGCGAGGTGGTCAGCGAGCAGGACCCGACGGGGATGGCGCGGTTGCCGGAGCTGCGGGAGTTTGCGGACGCCCACAACCTAGCGCTCATCAGCATCGAGCAACTCATCGAGTGGCGGCGGGCCCACACACCAGTGGTGGAGCGCAGCGTGTCCACCCGGATGCCCACCACCCACGGGGATTTCCGGGCCATTGGGTACACCAGCCTGGTGGACGGAGTGGAGCACGTGGCTCTCGTGGCCGGGGACGAGGAGAGCTTCGGCGCCCCGGACGCGGAGCCCGTCCTGGTGCGGGTGCACTCGGAGTGCCTGACCGGGGACGTCTTCGGCTCCCTGCGCTGCGATTGCGGGGAGCAGTTGGTGGCCGGGCTGGACCTCATCGCCGAACGGGGCCGGGGGGTACTCATCTACCTCCGCGGCCACGAGGGGCGCGGCATCGGATTGGTGCCCAAGCTGCGGGCCTACGTGTTGCAGGACGAGGGCTTGGATACGGTGGATGCAAACACCGCCCAGGGGTTGCCCGCCGACGTGCGGGAGTACAGCGCCGCGGCTCAGATCCTCAAAGACTTAGGCATCCATAAGGTGGAGCTGATCAGCAACAACCCGGCCAAGAAGGGCGCGTTGGAGCGCTACGGCATCACCGTCTGCGGGCGGGTGCCGGTGGAGCTTGAACCCAACCCGGAGAACATTCGGTACCTCCGGACGAAGCGGGACCGAATGGGCCATCAGTTGGATTCCCTGAGCTAG
- the ribH gene encoding 6,7-dimethyl-8-ribityllumazine synthase: MPAAGLSSIRLAPGQAEGLRVAVISATWNAAIVDRLHERAIRAATDAGASVTEWRVAGALELPIAVLAACRSFDAVVATGCVIAGETEHFRVVCDAVTYGLTRAGLDTGTPVGNGVLTVNTPEQAEARAGGPGAAEDKGADSAIAAIHTALVLREIKGIR; encoded by the coding sequence ATGCCCGCTGCCGGACTCAGCTCCATTCGCCTCGCCCCGGGACAGGCCGAGGGGCTGCGCGTCGCCGTCATCTCCGCGACGTGGAACGCCGCCATCGTGGACCGCCTGCACGAGCGGGCGATCCGCGCGGCCACCGACGCGGGGGCCAGCGTGACCGAGTGGCGGGTGGCCGGGGCCCTGGAGCTGCCCATCGCCGTACTGGCGGCGTGCCGCAGCTTCGACGCGGTCGTGGCCACCGGTTGCGTGATCGCGGGGGAGACGGAGCACTTCCGCGTGGTGTGTGACGCGGTGACCTACGGGCTGACCCGGGCCGGGTTGGACACGGGAACGCCCGTAGGCAACGGGGTGCTCACCGTCAACACCCCCGAGCAGGCGGAGGCCCGGGCCGGGGGTCCGGGGGCCGCAGAGGATAAGGGCGCCGATAGCGCCATCGCCGCGATCCACACGGCTTTGGTTCTGCGCGAGATCAAGGGGATAAGGTGA
- the rapZ gene encoding RNase adapter RapZ: MSRLDSPGEQMDHKAPSLVLITGMSGAGRRTTAAALEEMGWYVADNLPPELIMRMVELTFADDSPVERLAIVTDVRSRAFAGNLTGVLDSLTSSGRRPVMLFLDADDRELITRYDTVRRSHPLQGEGTLQEGIDREREMLADIRARADIIVDTTNSSVHDLRRTLETEFSELHGSGVRINLQSFGFKHGAPKDVDVLLDARFLPNPYWVSELRNFRGVDKPVADYVLGQAGSQEFVDSALHLLLAMLPGYHREGKNFVSVAVGCTGGHHRSVAVVEELARRLMAEGAPVRVVHRDLNNDRKS; encoded by the coding sequence ATGAGCAGGTTGGACTCCCCTGGCGAACAGATGGACCACAAGGCCCCCTCCCTCGTCCTCATCACGGGCATGTCCGGCGCGGGTCGGCGGACCACGGCTGCCGCCCTGGAGGAGATGGGCTGGTATGTGGCGGATAACCTGCCCCCGGAGTTGATCATGCGGATGGTAGAGCTCACCTTCGCCGACGATTCCCCGGTGGAGCGGTTGGCGATTGTCACGGATGTACGCTCCCGGGCCTTTGCGGGCAACCTGACCGGTGTTCTGGATTCGTTGACCAGCTCCGGCAGGCGCCCGGTGATGCTCTTTTTGGACGCCGATGACCGCGAGCTGATCACCCGCTACGACACGGTGCGACGTTCCCACCCGCTGCAGGGGGAGGGGACCCTGCAGGAGGGCATTGACCGGGAACGCGAGATGCTCGCGGATATCCGGGCGCGGGCGGACATCATCGTGGACACGACCAATTCCAGCGTGCATGATCTGCGGCGCACCCTGGAGACGGAGTTCAGCGAATTGCACGGTTCCGGGGTGCGCATCAACCTGCAGTCCTTCGGCTTCAAGCACGGGGCGCCAAAGGACGTGGATGTGCTGCTGGACGCACGGTTTCTGCCCAATCCGTATTGGGTGTCGGAGCTGCGGAATTTCCGCGGGGTGGATAAGCCAGTCGCGGATTACGTGCTGGGCCAAGCGGGTTCCCAGGAGTTCGTGGATTCGGCCCTGCACCTGCTATTGGCGATGCTGCCGGGTTATCACCGGGAGGGGAAGAACTTCGTGTCCGTCGCCGTGGGCTGCACGGGCGGCCATCACCGCAGTGTCGCGGTAGTGGAGGAGCTGGCCCGCCGACTCATGGCGGAGGGGGCACCGGTGCGCGTGGTGCACCGGGATCTCAACAACGACCGGAAGAGTTAG